A single Pseudomonas sp. DC1.2 DNA region contains:
- a CDS encoding class I SAM-dependent methyltransferase, translating into MIEQPAACRIHVEALSTTFQPQAEQWAERLGLPLQVDDGEFALQVGEQGLQLQQLGADAPGPVRVDFVEGGAAHRRLFGGGTGQMIAKAVGVAQGVRPRVLDATAGLGKDAFVLASLGCEMSLIERQPLIGALLEDGLARGAEDFDVAPIVARMRLLKGNSIELMRNWEGEPPQVIYLDPMFPHREKTALVKKEMRLFRPLVGDDPDAPALLEAALALASHRVVVKRPRKAPCIDGPKPSHALDGKSSRYDIYPKKALKS; encoded by the coding sequence ATGATTGAGCAACCTGCGGCCTGCCGCATTCACGTCGAGGCCTTGAGCACGACCTTTCAACCGCAGGCCGAGCAATGGGCCGAACGCCTGGGGTTGCCGTTGCAGGTTGATGACGGCGAGTTTGCCTTACAGGTCGGTGAGCAGGGTTTGCAGCTGCAACAGCTGGGTGCTGATGCGCCGGGGCCGGTGCGGGTGGACTTCGTTGAGGGCGGTGCGGCGCATCGTCGGTTGTTTGGCGGTGGCACGGGGCAAATGATTGCCAAGGCTGTCGGTGTCGCTCAGGGCGTGCGCCCGCGCGTGCTGGATGCGACGGCCGGGTTGGGCAAGGATGCTTTTGTGCTGGCCAGCCTGGGGTGCGAGATGAGCTTGATCGAACGGCAGCCGCTGATCGGCGCGTTACTTGAGGATGGTCTGGCCCGTGGCGCGGAAGATTTCGACGTGGCACCGATTGTGGCGCGGATGCGCTTGCTCAAAGGTAATTCCATCGAGCTGATGCGTAACTGGGAGGGCGAGCCACCGCAGGTGATCTACCTCGACCCGATGTTTCCTCATCGAGAGAAAACCGCGCTGGTGAAGAAGGAAATGCGCCTGTTCCGGCCCTTGGTCGGCGATGATCCGGATGCTCCAGCGTTGCTCGAAGCGGCACTGGCCTTGGCCAGCCACCGGGTGGTGGTCAAGCGCCCGCGCAAGGCGCCCTGTATTGACGGGCCCAAACCGAGTCATGCACTGGATGGAAAATCCAGCCGGTATGACATTTACCCGAAGAAGGCGCTGAAGTCCTGA
- the ppc gene encoding phosphoenolpyruvate carboxylase produces MTDIDARLREDVHLLGELLGNTIREQYGDGFLDKIEQIRKGAKADRRGSVDAELSASLNQLSEDELLPVARAFNQFLNLANIAEQYQLIHRREESVPAPFEARVLPELLARLRAEGHGAESLARQLGRLEIELVLTAHPTEVARRTLIQKYDAIAAQLAAQDHRDLTSAEREQIQGTLQRLIAEAWHTEEIRRTRPTPVDEAKWGFAVIEHSLWQAIPNYLRKADQALHTATGLHLPLHAAPIRFASWMGGDRDGNPNVTAAVTREVLLLARWMAADLYLRDVDHLAAELSMQQASDALKAKAGDSAEPYRAVLKQLRDRLRATRNWAQASLKVNTPASADVLQHNRELLDPLELCYHSLHECGMGVIADGPLLDCVRRAVTFGLFLVRLDVRQDSSRHTAAMTEITDYLGLGRYEDWSEEERIAFLMREQHNRRPLLPAYFKPSADTAEVLATCREVAAAPGASLGSYVISMAGAASDVLAVQLLLKEAGVLRPMRVVPLFETLADLDNAGPVIEKLLLLPGYRSRLQGPQEVMIGYSDSAKDAGTTAAAWAQYRAQERLVDICREQQVELLLFHGRGGTVGRGGGPAHAAILSQPPGSVAGRFRTTEQGEMIRFKFGLPDIAEQNLNLYLAAVLEATLLPPPPPEPAWRHLMDELAADGVSAYRAVVRENPQFVEYFRQSTPEQELGRLPLGSRPAKRRAGGIESLRAIPWIFGWTQTRLMLPAWLGWEAALGNALARGEGELLGQMREQWPFFRTRIDMLEMVLAKADADIARSYDERLVEKELLPLGVHLRDLLSQACAVVLGLTGQSQLLAHSPDTLEFIRLRNTYLDPLHLLQAELLARSRQQEVAQDSPVEQALLVSVAGIAAGLRNTG; encoded by the coding sequence ATGACCGATATTGATGCACGCTTGCGCGAGGACGTTCACCTCTTGGGTGAGCTGTTGGGCAACACGATTCGTGAGCAGTATGGGGATGGTTTTCTCGACAAGATCGAGCAGATCCGCAAGGGCGCCAAGGCTGACCGTCGCGGTTCCGTGGACGCCGAACTCAGTGCCAGTCTCAACCAGCTCAGTGAAGACGAATTGCTGCCGGTAGCGCGAGCGTTCAACCAGTTTCTCAATCTGGCCAACATCGCCGAGCAGTATCAGCTGATTCACCGTCGCGAAGAGTCAGTGCCTGCGCCTTTCGAGGCGCGGGTGCTGCCCGAGCTGCTGGCTCGCCTGCGTGCCGAAGGGCATGGTGCTGAGTCCCTGGCTCGACAATTGGGGCGGCTGGAGATCGAACTGGTCCTCACTGCGCACCCGACCGAGGTCGCACGCCGCACCCTGATCCAGAAATACGACGCTATCGCCGCACAACTGGCGGCTCAGGATCACCGAGACCTGACCAGTGCCGAGCGTGAGCAGATCCAGGGCACCTTGCAGCGCCTGATCGCCGAAGCCTGGCACACCGAAGAAATCCGCCGCACCCGACCAACGCCGGTGGATGAAGCGAAATGGGGCTTTGCGGTCATCGAACACTCGCTATGGCAAGCGATCCCCAACTACTTGCGCAAGGCCGATCAGGCCCTGCACACGGCCACGGGCCTGCATTTGCCCCTGCACGCCGCGCCGATTCGCTTCGCTTCGTGGATGGGCGGCGACCGCGATGGCAACCCGAATGTCACGGCGGCCGTGACCCGCGAAGTGTTGCTGCTGGCACGCTGGATGGCGGCGGATTTGTACCTGCGTGATGTCGATCACCTGGCCGCTGAGTTATCGATGCAGCAAGCCAGCGATGCCCTCAAAGCCAAGGCCGGTGACAGCGCCGAGCCCTACCGCGCGGTGCTCAAGCAATTGCGCGACCGCCTGCGGGCCACGCGCAACTGGGCGCAGGCGTCCTTGAAGGTCAACACGCCGGCATCGGCCGATGTGCTGCAACACAACCGCGAACTGCTTGACCCGCTGGAGCTGTGTTACCACTCGCTGCACGAGTGCGGCATGGGCGTGATCGCGGACGGACCGCTGCTGGATTGCGTGCGTCGGGCGGTGACGTTCGGCTTGTTTCTGGTGCGTCTCGATGTGCGCCAGGATTCGTCCCGGCATACCGCCGCCATGACTGAAATCACCGATTACCTGGGCCTGGGGCGCTACGAAGACTGGAGCGAAGAGGAGCGCATTGCCTTCCTGATGCGCGAACAGCATAACCGCCGGCCACTGTTGCCGGCGTACTTCAAACCGTCCGCCGATACTGCCGAAGTGCTGGCGACCTGTCGCGAAGTCGCCGCTGCGCCAGGGGCGTCACTGGGCTCCTATGTGATCTCCATGGCCGGTGCCGCTTCCGATGTGCTGGCCGTGCAACTGTTGCTCAAAGAGGCCGGCGTGTTGCGGCCGATGCGCGTCGTACCCTTGTTTGAAACCCTCGCCGACTTGGACAATGCCGGTCCGGTGATTGAAAAACTACTGCTGCTACCGGGCTATCGCTCGCGCCTGCAAGGGCCGCAGGAAGTGATGATTGGCTATTCCGACTCGGCCAAGGACGCCGGCACCACAGCGGCGGCCTGGGCGCAGTATCGGGCGCAGGAACGTCTGGTTGATATCTGCCGCGAACAGCAAGTGGAACTGTTGTTGTTCCATGGTCGCGGCGGCACCGTGGGCCGCGGTGGCGGTCCGGCTCACGCGGCGATTCTGTCGCAACCCCCGGGTTCGGTGGCCGGGCGTTTCCGTACAACCGAGCAAGGTGAAATGATTCGCTTCAAATTCGGCTTGCCGGACATCGCCGAACAAAACCTCAATCTTTACCTGGCAGCCGTGCTGGAGGCGACGTTGCTGCCACCACCACCACCGGAACCGGCGTGGCGTCATTTGATGGACGAATTGGCGGCTGACGGTGTCAGTGCTTACCGCGCCGTGGTGCGGGAAAATCCGCAATTTGTGGAGTATTTCCGTCAGTCGACCCCAGAGCAGGAACTCGGACGTTTGCCGTTGGGCAGTCGCCCGGCTAAGCGTCGTGCGGGGGGTATTGAAAGCCTGCGCGCCATCCCGTGGATTTTTGGCTGGACCCAGACGCGCTTGATGCTGCCGGCCTGGCTGGGCTGGGAAGCCGCGCTTGGCAATGCGCTGGCACGCGGCGAAGGTGAACTGCTGGGCCAGATGCGTGAGCAGTGGCCGTTCTTTCGGACCCGTATCGACATGCTGGAGATGGTGCTGGCCAAGGCCGACGCGGACATCGCTCGGTCCTACGACGAGCGATTGGTTGAGAAGGAATTGTTACCTTTAGGTGTGCATTTACGCGACCTATTGTCGCAGGCCTGTGCGGTGGTCCTTGGGTTGACCGGTCAGTCACAGTTACTGGCGCACAGCCCTGACACCCTGGAATTCATCCGTCTGCGCAACACCTACCTCGACCCGCTTCATCTATTGCAGGCCGAACTGTTGGCCCGCTCTCGGCAACAGGAAGTTGCACAGGACAGCCCGGTAGAGCAAGCGCTGCTGGTGTCTGTGGCGGGGATTGCCGCCGGATTGCGTAATACCGGCTAA
- a CDS encoding energy transducer TonB encodes MSDIQRTSVGYLSRYGDYGLRNSQALSGVSHLWQDFFAQALAEQSSDVAPACGTFPPVDLDSPVEPTVGSDLLAHIVSQRECDVKETEVKPPEPLFLPIAEFEMDLADKPFPPFPPEEIAAQQKQQNFESGWVRPIVLNAGQPAPEAGPAPQPRPLHLPIAEFELHLLDKPLPPFSPEELVEQQKHFDFDTGWARPIVLQNLRIAA; translated from the coding sequence ATGTCAGACATTCAACGCACATCCGTAGGCTATCTATCGCGTTATGGCGATTATGGTCTGCGAAACTCCCAAGCACTGAGCGGCGTCAGTCACCTGTGGCAAGATTTCTTTGCCCAGGCCCTGGCCGAACAGTCGAGCGATGTTGCGCCTGCCTGCGGCACTTTCCCACCGGTCGATCTCGACAGCCCTGTCGAACCGACTGTCGGCAGCGATCTGCTGGCGCACATCGTTTCCCAGCGTGAGTGCGATGTAAAAGAAACCGAGGTCAAGCCTCCTGAGCCTCTGTTCCTGCCGATCGCCGAGTTCGAAATGGACCTGGCTGACAAACCCTTCCCGCCGTTCCCGCCAGAAGAAATCGCTGCTCAGCAGAAGCAACAGAACTTTGAGAGTGGCTGGGTACGTCCGATCGTGCTCAACGCTGGCCAGCCTGCTCCAGAAGCCGGCCCGGCACCGCAACCGCGTCCACTGCACCTGCCAATCGCCGAATTCGAACTGCATTTGTTGGACAAGCCACTCCCGCCGTTCTCGCCTGAAGAACTGGTGGAGCAGCAGAAGCATTTCGATTTCGATACCGGCTGGGCGCGCCCGATCGTTCTACAGAACCTGCGCATCGCCGCTTGA
- a CDS encoding DUF72 domain-containing protein → MRLPYYLGCPSWSENAWRDYLYPPDAKSAEFLNLYSQVFNAVEGNTTFYASPSAATVQRWADIMPEHFRFTAKFPGDISHSGDLREQLTAVDTFLQLLSPLGERVSPVWLQLSKSFTPQRLSELAVFIDAVGRPLAVEVRHDAFFAKGDAERMLNRLLLDRGVERICLDPRALFSCTSTEPSVLHAQSKKPKVPTRPAAFTQFPQVRFIGHPVLEANDPFLMPWVEKIAGWIEEGRTPYIFLHTADNLLAAKLAQRFHAQLMRRLPGLPALPELYREPAAEQLDLL, encoded by the coding sequence ATGCGGCTGCCTTACTACCTTGGTTGCCCGTCCTGGAGTGAAAACGCCTGGCGCGATTACTTGTATCCGCCAGACGCCAAAAGCGCCGAATTTCTCAACCTCTATTCTCAAGTGTTCAACGCCGTGGAAGGCAACACCACCTTCTATGCAAGCCCGTCTGCGGCCACTGTGCAGCGCTGGGCCGACATCATGCCCGAGCACTTTCGTTTCACCGCCAAGTTCCCGGGCGACATCAGCCACAGCGGTGACTTGCGAGAACAATTAACCGCTGTCGACACCTTCCTACAATTGCTCAGCCCGCTCGGCGAACGGGTTTCTCCGGTCTGGCTGCAATTGTCCAAAAGCTTCACCCCGCAACGATTGTCGGAGCTGGCTGTTTTTATCGATGCGGTGGGCCGGCCTCTGGCGGTCGAAGTGCGTCATGACGCGTTCTTTGCCAAGGGCGATGCTGAACGAATGCTCAATCGTCTGCTGCTGGATCGCGGTGTCGAGCGTATCTGTCTCGATCCACGGGCGCTGTTCAGTTGCACCTCGACTGAGCCGTCGGTGCTCCACGCCCAATCGAAAAAGCCCAAAGTGCCAACACGTCCAGCGGCGTTCACCCAATTTCCGCAAGTGCGCTTCATCGGGCATCCGGTACTTGAAGCCAACGATCCTTTCCTGATGCCGTGGGTCGAGAAAATCGCCGGGTGGATCGAAGAGGGCCGCACGCCTTATATCTTTCTGCACACCGCTGACAACCTGTTGGCGGCGAAACTGGCGCAACGTTTTCATGCACAACTGATGCGACGATTGCCTGGCCTGCCAGCGCTGCCTGAGCTATACAGAGAGCCTGCCGCCGAGCAACTTGACCTGCTCTGA
- a CDS encoding TetR/AcrR family transcriptional regulator: MSNNLSTSNGPGRPKDLAKRQAILDAAKTLFLNHGYASTSMDAVATEAGVSKLTVYSHFDDKETLFSAAVVAKCEEQLPPLFFELPEGIAVEPVLLNIARGFHQLINSDESVNLHRLMMSLGSQDPKLSLIFFEAGPQRMLNGMERLLMNIDLSGALSIDKPRNAAEHFFCLLKGAANFRLLYGCGEPLTGEAAERHVLEVVGLFMRAYRPETA; encoded by the coding sequence ATGTCGAACAATCTTTCAACATCCAATGGTCCAGGACGCCCCAAGGATCTGGCCAAGCGCCAGGCAATCCTCGACGCGGCGAAAACACTGTTTTTGAACCATGGCTACGCGAGCACCAGCATGGATGCGGTGGCGACCGAGGCTGGTGTATCGAAGCTGACGGTTTACAGCCACTTCGACGACAAGGAAACACTGTTCTCCGCCGCCGTGGTCGCCAAGTGCGAGGAGCAATTACCGCCACTATTTTTCGAACTGCCAGAAGGGATCGCCGTAGAACCGGTGCTGCTGAACATCGCACGTGGCTTTCATCAATTGATCAACAGTGACGAATCGGTGAACTTGCACAGGCTGATGATGAGCCTCGGCAGCCAGGACCCAAAACTCTCGCTGATCTTCTTCGAAGCTGGGCCGCAGCGCATGCTGAATGGCATGGAGCGGCTGCTGATGAACATCGATTTGAGTGGTGCCCTGAGCATCGATAAACCGCGCAATGCCGCCGAGCACTTTTTTTGCCTGCTCAAGGGCGCGGCCAATTTTCGGCTGCTATATGGCTGCGGCGAGCCGCTGACCGGCGAGGCGGCCGAGCGCCATGTGTTGGAAGTAGTCGGGTTGTTTATGCGCGCTTATCGGCCTGAGACAGCCTGA
- the adk gene encoding adenylate kinase has translation MRVILLGAPGAGKGTQAKFITEKFGIPQISTGDMLRAAVKAGTELGLVAKSVMDSGGLVSDDLIINLVKERISQADCANGFLFDGFPRTIPQAEALVKVGVELDNVVEIAVDDEEIVQRIAGRRVHEASGRVYHTVYNPPKIAGKDDITGEALVQRKDDTEETVRHRLSVYHSQTKPLVEFYQKLSAAQGKPKYSHIAGVGSVEAITGKVLEALS, from the coding sequence ATGCGCGTCATTCTGCTGGGAGCTCCCGGGGCCGGTAAAGGTACTCAGGCTAAGTTCATTACCGAAAAATTCGGCATCCCGCAAATCTCCACCGGCGACATGCTGCGTGCCGCGGTCAAGGCTGGCACCGAGTTGGGTCTGGTTGCCAAGAGCGTTATGGACAGCGGTGGTCTGGTCTCCGATGACCTGATCATTAATCTGGTGAAAGAGCGCATCAGCCAGGCTGATTGTGCGAATGGTTTCCTGTTCGACGGTTTCCCGCGCACCATTCCCCAGGCTGAAGCCTTGGTGAAGGTCGGCGTCGAGCTGGACAACGTGGTCGAAATCGCTGTCGATGACGAAGAAATCGTTCAGCGGATCGCCGGTCGGCGTGTTCACGAGGCCAGCGGTCGCGTTTACCACACCGTGTACAACCCGCCAAAAATCGCCGGCAAAGACGACATCACCGGCGAAGCATTGGTGCAGCGTAAGGACGATACCGAAGAAACCGTGCGTCATCGCCTGTCGGTTTATCACTCCCAAACCAAGCCACTGGTGGAGTTCTACCAGAAACTGTCCGCCGCTCAAGGCAAGCCGAAGTACAGCCACATCGCTGGCGTCGGTTCGGTTGAAGCAATCACCGGCAAGGTGCTTGAAGCGCTGAGCTGA
- the tsaB gene encoding tRNA (adenosine(37)-N6)-threonylcarbamoyltransferase complex dimerization subunit type 1 TsaB, whose product MSTLLALDTATEACSVALLHDGKITSHYEVIPRLHAQKLLPMIKQLLADAGTTLQAVDAIAFGRGPGAFTGVRIAIGVVQGLAFALERPVLPVSNLAVLAQRAYREHGVSQVAAAIDARMDEVYWGCYRETAGEMRLVGHEAVLPPEVAALPADASGDWFGAGTGWGYAERIPVSLIGQDAGLLPHAQDLLTLARFAWERGETVVADEAQPVYLRDKVATPKAR is encoded by the coding sequence ATGAGCACCTTGCTGGCCCTGGACACCGCGACTGAAGCTTGTTCCGTTGCTTTGCTGCATGACGGCAAGATCACGAGCCATTACGAGGTGATCCCGCGCCTGCATGCGCAGAAGCTGTTGCCCATGATTAAGCAGCTATTGGCCGACGCCGGAACCACCCTGCAAGCGGTGGATGCTATCGCTTTCGGTCGTGGTCCGGGCGCGTTCACGGGCGTAAGAATCGCCATTGGTGTGGTGCAGGGGTTGGCGTTCGCGTTGGAGCGCCCGGTGTTACCGGTCTCAAACCTCGCCGTGCTGGCCCAGCGGGCTTATCGCGAGCACGGGGTGAGTCAGGTTGCAGCCGCCATCGATGCGCGCATGGACGAGGTGTACTGGGGCTGCTACCGCGAAACGGCGGGGGAAATGCGGCTGGTGGGCCATGAAGCAGTGCTGCCGCCGGAAGTTGCCGCGCTGCCCGCTGATGCCAGCGGCGACTGGTTCGGTGCCGGCACTGGCTGGGGGTACGCCGAGCGCATCCCGGTCAGCCTCATCGGGCAGGACGCTGGCCTGCTGCCTCACGCGCAAGATTTGCTGACCCTGGCTCGGTTTGCCTGGGAGCGCGGTGAAACGGTGGTCGCGGATGAGGCGCAACCGGTTTATTTGCGCGATAAAGTGGCGACGCCCAAGGCTCGATAA
- a CDS encoding isocitrate lyase/phosphoenolpyruvate mutase family protein — translation MDAQTLRAHAFKALHERAGAFVMPNPWDAGSAKMLASLGFEALATTSAGYAFSQGRPDGGLNLGETLINVQAIVAATDLPVAVDLENGFADSPAECANSLLRAAAVGAVGGSIEDATGREDSPIYCFEHAVARIEAAVAVARRLPFAFTLTARAENFLHGNPDLADTLRRLQAFAEAGADVLYAPGLRSAEEVLAVVRAVAPKPVNVLMSGGLKLTVEQLSEMGVKRISVGSSLALAAYGEFFRAAEEIQKSGTFGFTARSMPFQQANQLFKA, via the coding sequence ATGGATGCGCAAACCCTTCGAGCCCACGCATTCAAAGCGCTGCATGAGCGCGCAGGGGCGTTTGTCATGCCGAACCCGTGGGATGCGGGCTCGGCGAAAATGCTCGCCAGTCTAGGCTTTGAGGCGCTGGCGACAACGAGTGCCGGGTATGCTTTTTCTCAGGGCCGCCCCGACGGTGGATTGAACCTGGGCGAGACCCTGATCAACGTTCAGGCGATTGTCGCAGCGACCGACCTGCCGGTGGCCGTGGACTTGGAAAACGGATTTGCCGACAGTCCCGCAGAGTGCGCCAACAGTCTGCTGCGCGCTGCTGCCGTCGGTGCCGTAGGTGGCTCGATTGAAGATGCCACCGGGCGCGAAGACAGCCCGATCTACTGCTTTGAGCACGCCGTTGCCCGGATCGAGGCCGCCGTTGCAGTCGCTCGCCGTTTGCCTTTCGCCTTCACGCTGACTGCCCGAGCCGAGAATTTCCTGCACGGTAATCCCGATCTGGCCGATACCCTGCGCCGTTTACAGGCGTTCGCTGAAGCCGGGGCCGACGTGCTGTATGCGCCTGGTTTGCGCAGTGCCGAAGAGGTCTTGGCGGTGGTGCGCGCGGTGGCGCCCAAGCCTGTCAACGTGCTGATGTCCGGCGGCCTCAAATTGACTGTCGAGCAGTTGAGCGAAATGGGGGTTAAACGCATCAGTGTCGGGTCGTCGCTCGCGCTGGCAGCGTATGGCGAGTTCTTTCGCGCGGCCGAAGAGATCCAGAAGTCGGGGACGTTTGGGTTTACCGCTCGGTCAATGCCCTTTCAACAGGCCAATCAATTGTTCAAAGCCTAA
- a CDS encoding efflux RND transporter periplasmic adaptor subunit: protein MFRYALSLALPVSLAFLVSACGHEEAAQVTVRPAMVVQPLPSARAMESYPGEVRARYEPDLAFRIGGKVSRRLVEEGQRVKADQPLAELDPQDVRLQLEAVRAQVTAAEANLSLVRAERDRYKTLMDRQMVSRSQYDNSENLYRSGEARLKQVKAEFNVSTNQASYAVLRAPQDGVVAKRSVEVGQVVAAGQTVFTLATDGEREVLISLPEQSVGRFKVGQPVSVELWTQPGQRFNGRIRELSPAADVKTRTFAARIAFTSGQVPAELGQSARVFVQSAESVPLSIPLSALTAENGATYVWVVGANNTVKKVPVRVGAFGESSVPVFEGLNASDWVVAAGVHVLHDGQQVRPVDRSNRVVNLAEKE, encoded by the coding sequence ATGTTCCGCTATGCCTTGTCCCTCGCGTTGCCAGTCAGCCTGGCTTTTTTAGTGTCTGCGTGCGGTCATGAAGAGGCGGCGCAAGTGACCGTGCGACCGGCCATGGTGGTGCAACCGCTGCCTTCGGCCAGGGCGATGGAAAGCTACCCCGGTGAAGTCCGTGCGCGTTATGAGCCTGACCTGGCCTTTCGCATTGGCGGTAAAGTCAGCCGCCGATTGGTCGAGGAGGGACAACGGGTCAAGGCTGATCAACCGTTGGCCGAGCTAGATCCTCAGGACGTGCGCCTGCAACTGGAAGCTGTTCGCGCTCAAGTCACTGCCGCCGAGGCCAACCTGAGCCTGGTTCGCGCCGAGCGGGACCGGTACAAAACCCTGATGGACCGCCAAATGGTCAGTCGCTCGCAGTACGATAATTCCGAAAATCTCTACCGCTCAGGTGAAGCACGCCTGAAGCAGGTCAAGGCTGAGTTCAATGTCTCGACCAATCAGGCCAGCTACGCTGTATTGCGTGCGCCTCAGGACGGGGTGGTAGCTAAACGCTCGGTAGAAGTTGGCCAGGTGGTGGCCGCCGGGCAAACCGTATTTACCCTCGCCACCGATGGCGAGCGCGAAGTATTGATCAGCCTGCCGGAGCAAAGCGTTGGCCGCTTCAAGGTAGGGCAGCCGGTGTCGGTGGAACTCTGGACCCAGCCCGGCCAGCGTTTTAACGGGCGTATCCGCGAACTGTCGCCGGCCGCCGATGTAAAAACGCGGACCTTTGCTGCACGTATTGCCTTCACTTCCGGTCAAGTCCCGGCGGAACTTGGCCAGAGCGCTCGGGTGTTCGTCCAGAGCGCCGAGTCGGTGCCGTTGTCCATCCCGTTGTCGGCTTTGACCGCCGAAAACGGTGCCACTTATGTGTGGGTGGTCGGTGCCAACAACACGGTGAAAAAGGTGCCGGTGCGGGTCGGGGCCTTTGGCGAGAGCAGCGTGCCAGTGTTCGAGGGCTTGAACGCCAGCGATTGGGTGGTGGCCGCGGGTGTTCACGTGCTGCACGACGGGCAGCAAGTGCGTCCGGTGGACCGCTCCAACCGCGTGGTTAATCTGGCGGAAAAGGAGTAA